A portion of the Eubacterium maltosivorans genome contains these proteins:
- the rd gene encoding rubredoxin: protein MQKYECEICEYVYDPELGDPENGVAPGTPFENLPDGWFCPTCGVDKDAFKPVAK, encoded by the coding sequence ATGCAGAAGTATGAATGTGAAATTTGCGAGTATGTCTATGATCCGGAATTAGGTGATCCGGAAAACGGCGTTGCTCCGGGTACCCCGTTCGAAAATCTGCCGGATGGCTGGTTTTGTCCCACCTGTGGTGTGGATAAGGACGCGTTTAAACCTGTGGCTAAGTAG
- a CDS encoding ROK family protein yields MNIGIDVGGTNLVAGLIGEGGRVLIKKKQPTKAREGYEAVTGKIAALVEQVKADAAEYSVDSIGIGVPGIVSANGKTVVSCPNLYWENRPLKRDLEEKLGLPVYMANDATVAGIAENRYGSSRGCSDAVMFTLGTGVGGSVIVGGKIITGVHGVASEFGHMIVGDGHYQCNCGKMGCLETYSSATGVIWLARKRIEEGRETVILSMAGGDPEAVNAEMVINAARNGDAVGLECFESMVEHLAIAISNLVDVLDPEVCVLGGGVAHAGAFLLEAVQNATAEKITYKRLVKPEIVLATLENDAGLVGASCIKEYLYD; encoded by the coding sequence GGTGTTAATCAAAAAAAAGCAGCCCACAAAGGCCAGGGAGGGCTATGAGGCCGTGACAGGAAAGATTGCAGCGCTGGTGGAGCAGGTAAAGGCAGACGCTGCGGAATACTCTGTTGACAGCATCGGTATCGGAGTGCCTGGAATCGTCTCAGCGAACGGAAAAACGGTTGTGTCCTGTCCTAACCTTTATTGGGAAAACAGGCCCTTAAAACGTGATTTGGAGGAAAAACTGGGTCTTCCGGTTTATATGGCCAACGACGCCACTGTGGCAGGTATTGCCGAGAACCGGTACGGCAGCAGCAGAGGCTGCAGTGATGCGGTGATGTTTACGCTGGGCACCGGGGTAGGCGGCAGCGTGATCGTCGGCGGAAAGATCATTACGGGGGTGCACGGCGTCGCCTCGGAATTTGGTCATATGATTGTGGGAGACGGCCACTATCAATGTAACTGTGGCAAAATGGGCTGCCTGGAGACTTATTCCTCAGCGACGGGAGTGATCTGGCTGGCGAGAAAGCGTATTGAGGAAGGCCGCGAAACGGTGATTCTGTCCATGGCCGGGGGCGATCCGGAAGCGGTCAACGCTGAGATGGTCATCAATGCGGCCAGAAACGGCGATGCAGTAGGCCTTGAATGCTTTGAGTCGATGGTGGAGCACCTGGCCATCGCTATTTCCAACCTTGTGGATGTTCTGGACCCTGAGGTCTGCGTTCTGGGCGGCGGAGTAGCCCACGCGGGCGCTTTTCTGCTGGAGGCGGTGCAGAATGCCACAGCGGAAAAGATCACCTATAAGCGTCTGGTGAAGCCCGAGATTGTTCTGGCGACGCTTGAGAACGACGCGGGCCTGGTGGGGGCCTCCTGTATTAAGGAATATCTGTACGATTAA